The following DNA comes from Vicinamibacterales bacterium.
CGCGCTGCATGTAGTCGCGATAGGCGGGATCGGCCGCGAGCGTCAGCTCTTCGCGGCAGGCGCGCATCATCAGCGCGACGTCGGCGAGGCCGAGCAGGACCAGGTTCCAGTCGGCCGGATTCGCAACGACGAAGCCGATGTGCGTGATGAGATATCCCAGGTAGATGGGATGCCGGATGAAGCGGTAGAGGCCGCTGCAGACGACGCCGCGGTTCGCCGGCATCAGCCCGAAGCTGCGTCCGAGCGACAGCTTGCCCATCACCACGATCATCAGGCCGACCGCGGTGATGCAGATGGTCAGCGTCTCGGACGAGCCGGCGATCGACATCGGGCGGACGAGCGGCGGCCCGAACGTGGCGAGCCCGGTGAGCACGCGCGCGCGCCAGGTGCGATCGACGGTGGCGGGGATTCGACGGAAGAGGGTCAGCGCCACCACCAGCGCTTCGCTGGCGAGCAGCAGGAGGCCAGTGACGTGCCCGGTCCGCGCCGCATCCTGCGCGAGCCGCGTCGCCATCGACGAGAACAGCGTGATGATGACGATCTTCGACGTCAGCTCGCCCAGATTGCGGCGGACCGGCTGGCGATGCCAGCGCAGGCCGGCCGGCTCGAGCCGCGCGCCCGCGACCGCGGTGCTCACACCTCGTTCCCCTGCGACTCCGATTCCTCGAGGAAGTAACTGCCGCAGGCGCGGTCCAGCAGCTGGTTGGAGATCTCCGTGGCGCTGCCGCTGTAGCGGCACATGTCGACCACCTGCTCGATCAGGTCGCGCGGGTGGCAGGCGCGCATCTCGAGCTTGCGCGGCCGGTAATAGCGGGCCTGGAGATACTCGATGACTTCGGGATCGTAGGCGAGGCCGCGCCGGCGGCAGTTGAGCTCCCAGATCCGCCCGAATTCCTCGACGGTCGGGTTCTTGGCGCGGATCTTGTACGGGATGCGGCGCAGGAACGCCTCGTCGGCGAGCGACTGCGGCCGCAGGTTGGTCGCGAAGATCACGAACACGTTGAACGGCAGCTCGAACTTGCGGCCGGTGTGCAGCGTCAGGTAGTCGACGCGGCTCTCGAGCGGAACGATCCAGCGGTTGAGCA
Coding sequences within:
- a CDS encoding isoprenylcysteine carboxylmethyltransferase family protein; the encoded protein is MSTAVAGARLEPAGLRWHRQPVRRNLGELTSKIVIITLFSSMATRLAQDAARTGHVTGLLLLASEALVVALTLFRRIPATVDRTWRARVLTGLATFGPPLVRPMSIAGSSETLTICITAVGLMIVVMGKLSLGRSFGLMPANRGVVCSGLYRFIRHPIYLGYLITHIGFVVANPADWNLVLLGLADVALMMRACREELTLAADPAYRDYMQRVRWRIVPGLF